The nucleotide window GCGTCGTGTCCACCCGCCACCGCCCCGTGGGCCAACCCGAATACCCCGAAGTTGCGGTCCCCAAGGATCACCGAACCGGGTGGCAGATCGGGCATCAACCGAAGCCCCAGTTGCACCGCGCCCACCGCCCCCGGCCCGTACATGGCTCCGTGCTGCGGGGGCGCGGCCAACCCGCTGGCCAACTCGTGGGCCACCACCAGATGCATCACCGGCCAATGGGACCGGCCGTGCTGGTTAGACGCCGGGGTGAACGCGCCCCGCAGCGCGTCGGTCGGGGCCAACCGCAGGGTGGTGCCGTCCATCATGAACACCCGGCGCCCGCGCCACGACGGGGGGTATGCGGCCACCAGGGTGTCGAACACCCGGCGCCCGGCGGTGGCGACCACCGCATTGGGGAGCCGAGTGCGAGCGTGGCGGTACCCCCCGGTGGCCCCCGACGGCTGTTCGGCGGCGCTCGGGAACTGGGTGAGGAAGTGGCTCACCGCATCACCCAGCGAGCCGTTCCCGTGGAGCCGCTGGTACACCAGCAGCCACAGCACCACCCACGGGGTGTACACCGCTCGGGCCGGTGGCGGGGCCAGCGCATCGATCACGTCCCGAGCCAGCAACTGTTGGAACACGCCCCATTCCGACGCCGACCGGGCCGGTTGTGTGGTACTCATCGGATCTCAGCGCCGTTCGGGAACCAACCACGGTACGGCCACACCCACCGAGCCGCACCCGCCAACCGATCGTATCAAACCGCCGGCCTCGTGCCGAAAAACCGTGCCCGCGATACAATGTCAATTGTTACAGTGTTGTATTAAGTGCCATTGGGCGAGACGCCTGCGTCCCTACGGGGCCAAAGCGGCGATCAATTGAAAATCAATTTATTCTAATATTAATTGGCGCGATAGGTTGTTTCGGTCTAATAAAAACGTCGTCGTGGGCGCGCGGCCGGCGTGGGCCGCGGCCACCCGCCCGTCCCGCCGCCCGTTCTGACTGGCGGGCTCAGCCCGCTGCCGGGTCGGTGCGGTGCGGCGCGTCCCGGGCGGTCGCGACGAAGAAGAAGCGGTCCTTTGTCAGCTCGTCGTTGGGGCGCAGCGGGCGGAACGACTCGTCCGCCTCCGCCCGGGCGACGACGGTGAACCGGTCGGCCGGGAAGTACGAGAGCACCTTCTCGGCGGACCCGCCCAACTGTTCGAGGCCGCACCCCACGTGCACCTCGACGAAGAAATCGGCCCCCGAGGCGAGCGTGCGGGGCGCGCCGGCCAGGGCCATCAGCTCCGCGCCCTCGATGTCGAGGAACACCACGTCCGGGGGGCCGTAGCGGTCCGCGAGGCCGTCGATCGTGAGGGCCTCCACGGGCTGCCGCCCCCAACCACCGCTGCCGTCGTCGAGCCGGCCGTTCAGCCCCTCGTTGAAGAGGAGGGTGCCGGGCTTGTCGGCGGCGGCGGCGTGAACCACCTCGATCTGGGCGAGGCCGTTCAGCTCCCGGTTCTTGACCGCGGTGTCGTAGTTGTGCCGGTTCGCCTCGACGGCAACGACCTGCCCGGACCGGCCGACCACGTGCGCGAGCATCGCGGCGACCACGCCCTGGTGCGCGCCGATGTCGAACACCCGGGCGCCGGTGCGGAGCCGGCCCCGCTGGAGCGCGCCGATCTCGGGCAGGGGGTCCCAGTCGTTGTCGTACCAGCCCTGGGACAAGGGGTCCGACAAGAACACCTTCAGACGGGTGCCGCCGTAAGAGTGCTCAACGACCCGCGACGGAAAGGACCGGACCAGGCGCCGGACGCGCCACGCACGGAGCCGGCCGGCCAGCGCCGGAGACATGCAACGAATTAGGAACCGTTTGATCGATCCGAGCATGCGCGCCCCCCTGTTGCCGAACGAGCCCCACCGGCCGGCCGACTCGCGCTGCGCCGCCGCGGGCTCAACATGAGACAACCGATGGGTACGAATTTACCACGGGCGTGCGGTTGCGGGCCACCGTATTGATGTGAATATTACACCGAGGCCGATGCCAGTCGTTCCAGGTTCCAGGTTCCAAGTCGGAACCCCGCTCGTCACAAGCGCCGGCGGTTCGTGTCGCTCGTGACTCCACTTGGAACCTGGAACCTGGAACGACTGGATCCGGGACGAGGCGAAGAAGACCGGCCCCGCGCGCCCGGGCCGCGTGGCCCGCTGGCCCGACCGCCCCGCGCGGCGCCGGTTCGGGTATCATGGAGCACCGAACGCTTTGAGGAGGGGCACGGTCCGCAAACGGCCGCCCCCTGCGGGGCAACCTACCTCCCAGCCCCCTCCGTTCCCGCCGGCCCACGGAAGCTCCGCGGGTCGGGCCGGCGAACACGACGAG belongs to Gemmata obscuriglobus and includes:
- a CDS encoding FkbM family methyltransferase, which codes for MLGSIKRFLIRCMSPALAGRLRAWRVRRLVRSFPSRVVEHSYGGTRLKVFLSDPLSQGWYDNDWDPLPEIGALQRGRLRTGARVFDIGAHQGVVAAMLAHVVGRSGQVVAVEANRHNYDTAVKNRELNGLAQIEVVHAAAADKPGTLLFNEGLNGRLDDGSGGWGRQPVEALTIDGLADRYGPPDVVFLDIEGAELMALAGAPRTLASGADFFVEVHVGCGLEQLGGSAEKVLSYFPADRFTVVARAEADESFRPLRPNDELTKDRFFFVATARDAPHRTDPAAG
- a CDS encoding transposase, whose product is MSTTQPARSASEWGVFQQLLARDVIDALAPPPARAVYTPWVVLWLLVYQRLHGNGSLGDAVSHFLTQFPSAAEQPSGATGGYRHARTRLPNAVVATAGRRVFDTLVAAYPPSWRGRRVFMMDGTTLRLAPTDALRGAFTPASNQHGRSHWPVMHLVVAHELASGLAAPPQHGAMYGPGAVGAVQLGLRLMPDLPPGSVILGDRNFGVFGLAHGAVAGGHDAVLRLTQSRFQALVKKAQPAGDGRWALTWHPSVADRKGNPDLRADAVLTGWLHEVPIGGDQPLWLFATVDGTGAEWGGLYRRRLDVETDIRDVRRTLALDQTRGRTVPMVEKELG